The following is a genomic window from Candidatus Vondammii sp. HM_W22.
GAGTTAGTTGATGGAAAAGGTATGCTAACCGTTAAAGAACTTAAGCAGGCGGCGAAAAGTTTTAATGCTCCAGAATTGGAGAAAGAGTTGAACGTCAACAAGTTGATTCAGCCCTGGATGGATGAAGTTAATCAAGTGGCCTCTGCTCTATCACTATCGCAACAAAACCGACTGCACTATGCGGCGATGGTTGATTACTACTCTATAACCAAGCTTAAACGCTTCGACCGTGTCACGCAGCAGCTTTATTTACTTTGTTATCTTCAGAAGCGGGTACAAATCAATATTGAACGTTTGGCTGATGGGTTTATTTATCATGTCCGAGAGTTACGTGAAAAAGCTAAAGCGTATGCCAAGGAAATGGCCTATAAAGATTGGGATGGCGCGGTAATAAATATTAGCAAAGCCGCTGAATTATTATACTTTTTTATTGACGACACCATTGATGACCATGTGTCATTTAGACAAATAAAACAACGGGTACAAGGCTTGCTTGGAGCACGGGAAATAGAATCACTGTGCTTGTATCTGAAGAAACAAAAACGCACGAAAAATGATTACATCTGTGAATTTTATGATAAGCAGCGTGAACTGATTCAGCACTTAATACGCCCCATTTTTTTATGCCTGACCTTTGAAGGATCAGACAATACACAGGCTTTATCTGCACAATTAAATAGAATGAAAAAAGAGTTGTTAGGTGCTGGTGAATTAGCATCGTCAGATCGACGATTGATTCCAGCCAAACACCAATTGTATGTTATCAATATTGATAACAACGTACTCTCTGAGCGTTACGAGTTGATGCTGTATTTAGCAGCTCAAAATAATCTTGGTGGGAAACTCTTTATACCAACGGCGACCTTGTTGGAGATATCCCCTGGGCACAGAAAGACAAGCTACTTAAAGGTTCCATGCTAGATAGCATGAATACAGAGCCTGCCCAGCGGGTTAAATCGATGGAGAAAAAGATGAACGATAAGCTGCAACGGGTTGGCCAGCGCATTGATGAGGGCGACAATCGAAATGTGGTATTGCGTAATCGCTCAGGAAAAACTCAATGGAGGTTGCCGTATTCAGGCACAAAATCGGCTTTAAACAATCCCTTTTTCGATCGTATGAAACCGATTAACATTGCCGATGTATTACGCTTCGTTCATCAGGAAACAGGATTTTTAAAGCACTTTGAGCATGTTCGCCAGGTACAGTCCGGACAGAGTGATCATTTGAATGATTTACTGGCGGCTCTCATTGGCAATGGAACCTATTATGGCCTACACGGCATGGCCAGCATCTCTGATAGATCATCTACGCACAGTACAGGCCAATTATTTGCGACCTGAAACGCTAAACCTCGGCAATGATGCAATTAACGATGCGACAGCGAAATTATCAATCTTCAAGCATTACAATATCCAAAAAGGACTCATTCATGCCAGTGCTGACGGGCAAAAATTCGAATCACGGTTAGAGACTTTTAAAACTCGCTATTCATCTAAATATTTTGGCACGAATAAATGACTAACATCGATGAACTTGATTGCCAATCATGTAGCCTTGAATGCCCAGATTATTGGTTCCAATGAACATGAATCTCATTTTATTTTGGATCTGCTTCATAACAATACCTCGGAGATTAAGCCGGATATTTTGTCAACGGATACGCACGGCGTTAATCATGTTAACTTTGCTTTGCTGGACCTGTTTGGCTATATCTTTGCGCCGCGCTATGCTCAGTTTGGAACCGTGATATCAGATCTTTTTGATGTAAATGAGGGAGAAGACAATAAGGCAACGCTCTCATTAAAAAAGCCTATTAATACAGAATTAATTATCGATGAGTGGGATACGATACAGCGCATTATTATATCACTACAGCAGAAGACGATAACGCAGGCGACCCTTGTTAGAAAGCTTTCTGGCTATAGTCAAAACCACCCCTTGCTGAAAGCTTTAACTGAATATAATCGTATGCTCAAGGCCATGTACTTACTGGACTATATTGATGATGCCAGTTTAAGAACTTATGTACAGCGAGCCTTGAATCGTGGGGAAGCTTATCATCAATTACGGCGTGCTATTGCACATGTGAATGGCAATCGTTTCCAGGGAAAATCAGACGATGAGATTGTCTTGTGGAATGAATGCGCGAGGCTATTAACCAACGCCATTATCTATTTTAATTCGCTGATACTGACGCGATTACTTGAGCATTTTGAGGGGGAAAGTGACGATAAGAAGTTGGAAATTATTAAGCAAGTTTCGCCAGTGGCTTAGCATAACATCAATTTGAACGGAACTTACAGCTTTAGCTTTGAACAAAACCTACTAGATTTGGATGAAATTATGCAATCAATCGTGCAAAATGAAAATTAAGCCACCTCTGTAGGCCTTGTGGGGTATGGGCTGTAGAGATAAGTGTCACTTTAGGACGGAATGTCCCCAGAACCCCATATTCGCTTTCCCAAGAGCGCCAAGCAAACCTGCCAGTGCGTCCCTGAAGTCGCCTGTAGAGATGCCTTTCAAGTACAACCAGGGCAGCAGCTCTTCAATGGTCTTCGCTCGCTTCAAGTACGGTGGCACCAAACCGCTGTTAAACTTGATGCCTTGCCCGGTACGATCTCTTACTTTGGGAACCTTGACCCCAATATCACCAAGCCCTGTTTGGATCATACGTTCCGGCAGGTGCCCATTGCGCACAACACCTTGTAAGCCTGATTCTCTCAGCAACCCTTGGTATTGTGCTAACAGGGTGGCGACTTCCGCCTCTATGGCTTGGGCTAATAGTTGCTGGGATCCGGTATGTAAAAGCTCAGAAAGGACATCTCGCGCTGGCCTATTCAGCCCGACAATATTATCATTCTTCATGTAGCGTACTCTTGTTGGTTGGTGATCGGCTAGGATTTTTTCCTTCCAACAGGATATACTGCTTTAATTCCTCATACACCAGAAATGACTATACCTCTTAACCCACGCGTAGTAGCTTGATCGACTCAATCCAACCATTTGGCATAAGCGGTTAACCGGCAACTGGGCTGAGTGACACTGAATAAACTGATGCTTTATTTCATTTCTTTGGCGAACAAGGCTGAAGCCTTCTGCGTAATCGGTGAAGCTCCGTCCGCTCATCGGCTGATAACGCACCGTCTTGTTTTGAGGCTTCAATCTTTGTTTTACAATCATAGAGTTGATTTGCTCGAATACCCAGTAATTTAGCCGCCTCAGCGACCGAATAACCTTGATCTGTCACCAATCCAACCGCTTCTTCTTTAAAGGCTTGAGGGTAACTCTTGTAAACTCGTTTTTGATTCATATCCGCTACAATAACCAACGGTATTGTCTTTTATTCAAGTGTCCAGA
Proteins encoded in this region:
- a CDS encoding DUF4158 domain-containing protein — protein: MPYKERLTVLHEAEINDLYGVPSLSLEEKRISFTLNDLAQDVIKSIRDRNHKCYAIALLGYFKIKPIQLNPAYKELKADLTFIAEEYFPKFKVPRFSVSNKQKTRIYDKIINLQGFKTWCVEQHQEPLITYLQQVAKSWIEPRFLFDACTEYLARNHTGIPKYTVLQRIISQVIKQERKRLSDLLKTTISDELATNLAELVDGKGMLTVKELKQAAKSFNAPELEKELNVNKLIQPWMDEVNQVASALSLSQQNRLHYAAMVDYYSITKLKRFDRVTQQLYLLCYLQKRVQINIERLADGFIYHVRELREKAKAYAKEMAYKDWDGAVINISKAAELLYFFIDDTIDDHVSFRQIKQRVQGLLGAREIESLCLYLKKQKRTKNDYICEFYDKQRELIQHLIRPIFLCLTFEGSDNTQALSAQLNRMKKELLGAGELASSDRRLIPAKHQLYVINIDNNVLSERYELMLYLAAQNNLGGKLFIPTATLLEISPGHRKTSYLKVPC
- a CDS encoding helix-turn-helix domain-containing protein is translated as MIVKQRLKPQNKTVRYQPMSGRSFTDYAEGFSLVRQRNEIKHQFIQCHSAQLPVNRLCQMVGLSRSSYYAWVKRYSHFWCMRN
- a CDS encoding transposase; this encodes MNQKRVYKSYPQAFKEEAVGLVTDQGYSVAEAAKLLGIRANQLYDCKTKIEASKQDGALSADERTELHRLRRRLQPCSPKK